In Fusarium verticillioides 7600 chromosome 6, whole genome shotgun sequence, the sequence ATGCCTGTTCTTCATTTACCCTCAGGGAGTGTCAATTGTCAATTTGTTCTTCCCTGTAGTGGTGCCGTTGTTGAACTTCATGCACATATTAGTTATCCAGGGCCTTGGTACTGTTCTTATCGTGCAGTAGCAAAGCCTTGAGCCTGTCAAAGGTGTCTCCCATCCAGTTCAATTACCTTGAATGCTACGTCGTCTCACTTCCACTCCAGATTCGCTCCATCCATCCCGTTGCAAGTCAAACGTCAGAATTCTTTCGACAACCACCCATCTCATCCTGTTTTCGTAAACGACTTTCTCTTCGCCAGCTTGCCATGAAATGATTCGGATCCATTTCTGTCCGTCATCAGGGGTCCTGTATCTACCTTCGAGGAAGGCAACCTTGGACAGCATGATACTGCGGTGCCTGTTGAGCTCATGGCAGTCTTCTTTTCCGCAACGGCCGTCTTTCAAGACAGCTTGTGGTTCTGGCTCGTTCAGGTCCAGGGGTGCCATCTCAATGATGTTCTCGTCCACCCAGTATCTGAACTGCTTCGCCAACTGTTGAAGCCGCTCTCTGTATGGCAATTCTGGGTCCACCTGGACCATCCACGCTGGGTCGATTTCCCCGACTTTGACAATCCACATGTCATCCACATTAGGGAACCAAAACCTGTCGAATTCGATTTTCCCAAAATCTGGCTGCCGGTAACACGCCGATAGATAGACAGAATAGTGATAGGGTCCCTCCACCCGTCCATCATCAGGGAAGCAGTCCCAGAAGACAAGACGCCGTATCCGCGGGGCAAGACCATCCAGGTACTGGTCGGTCACCTGATCGGTGATCCTGTGGTCACAGAGGAGGATGTCCCtggagaagtcgaagaaTGATCCATTACCAATTGGTTCGTACCCGACGCGAGTTTCATCTCGCGCTTCCGCAGTGAGTTGTGTAACGGTGGGCAAGGGATAAGACCGGCTCTTTTGAACCAGATCACCGTACAAAACGATACGGGGCTCACTGGCCCGTGACCATATCTTGAGACGAAGTTCTGTTGGTAAAGAATTGAAGTCGGTCGtagctgaggttgagagggacAAAGACGACATGGTTTCGAGGTCAtgagacgaagaagacatgTCCATCATAGTAAATAGAGGGTGGAGTATATGAACTCCAGAGAATAAAGACCAGCAGAAGACATCAAAGTTTTGGCCGCCAACAAAGAGGTATCAGCGGCGGTTTTAATCTCACGTCGGGTATATAGTGTCGAACCCCAGAGCAGGGGTTCTCACGAGGACAGACGGAAACGGTGTCATACCTACAAGTAGGGGGGGGACCATGACCGTTTGCGGCACGTCCGGGGCGGGGAAAATAATGATCCtcgtgaagccatcgtcgGACGCGGTGCATACATGCATGCACGCATGCATGTAAGGTATGTACAGGAGGTGGTAGTAGGGTAGATAGTAGATAGACTATGTGCTGTACATACTGTGTCACAGTCTACTAAAACCGGGATGGTTCACCGACACCGCCCTCAGCGGCTCGATGGCGGCATGCTGCATGGCGGATTCTGATGTCTCGGTCAGTCTACCAATGAGGCAGCTTTCCAAGGAACaaagtggtgatgagacCGGGGGAGCCGCAGATGGTGCAAGATGTTAAGTAGACGATCACACTTGATCGAACATTTCGCGCTTCTTGTTTACCTCTTGACTCTCACTTGTCTTGCAAAAAGCAAATCTGGCAAAAGCCTCACAACGCCGCCCGTCGTTTCCCCTCGCCGCTCTTTTTAGCTCCTCATCTTGCTTCAAACATGATTTATTGTCCTGTCCTGTTTTTTTCGATCAAATGTTTGGCAGGATATCTCGTCGTGTGCATACGCAGTCGAAACAGCAAAAAAGACAACGCTCAGCATTTGAGACGTCCGATCAGTTCGTGTGTCTATAGCGTTAGTGAATTATGTCTTGGATAATGGCCTGATGTGAGTTGGACGGTGGCAGACTATCCCAGTCGTGGCTGCATACAACGCAAAAGCCTGCCAGTGAGCAAGACCGATACGACGCGATGCTAGGGCCGGAGAGATCAATCAGAATCAGGACTTCCTCAGCCCGGAGTACAATCTCCCCAGTTACATACAGTCATCTGGAGGCTGGAGGTGACCGCTTATGATGCCGGGAATGTCGATTGTCTATCACGAGGCTAGTATTTGTAGGTGACAGTTGTCCGAGAACGTGGGTCAGCGCGCGAACAGACactttcagctcagctcaacacACCAAAGGAGCGAGGTAATTGGGTTATCCATTCTAGGCTTGTTTTCAatcttcaatcttcttctcctaTTGGAAATCTGAAGATGTGTCCTCTTTGTTGCGGTGGATAACCCGAGTCATCTTCCGATCCTACactccgtacggagtactgtaGAGGAAAACTGAGAGTTTGGTATGGACCCAGCGGTATGGTTGGCTTAACAAAATGTGCTTGAAGTGAGGCGGAAGGGCTTGGACGGGAACCTGCAAGGGATGTCGGGTAACCCCGTGTGGAGTCTGTTAACTTGAGGCGGGATAGTACGCGATTGGTGCCGGTGAACTGGTTCTGGGACAGTCCAAGAATGAACGCCTTTACCAAGTCTGGTTATGATTGGCAGTGAGATCTGACTTGGGGCAACAAGCAGTGGGCATCCTTGATGACTGCAGATGGCGACGGTGATGAGTGAAGGCTGAGCGAATGGATGCCGGTCAATAGCACGGGTTCCAATTTCATATTTCCATTTTGCCGTCAACAAGATCCAATTTCTCCGATAACAACACATCAGCAGGTACGGGTGCGTGGCTGGTTCTGGGTCCCGAGACCACGTTTTTCTCCAAATCGATCTCTCAGGATCGGGAGAGCTAACCTAATCCATTGGCTGGCAGACGCGAAGTGGTCGCTATCGAAGAGTGGAGATAATTATGTGGTTTTATAAGTGTGACAGGGAGAGGAGGGCCTGCATTCTGCACGGTTCATTGTATGCTGCTTATCCACGAACCATGTCTAGCATATCAACCCAGTTTCTCGGTTAGAAGTTACTGAATATGCCAAGGCAGACTGGCTGGTCGAGCTGGATGGGATGGTGGGTGGTGGGTGGTGGATCAAAGGAAGAGCGGTGATGTGCTCAATATTGGAATGGCTGATGGCTGTGCTTGAAACATCGGTGTACATGCGTATCTGCGTACACTCCGGGTTGTCACTTTCGGTATccaatgccatcaagaagatcgcACTGTAGCCGCCAGACCTGAGTTTTCTCTCCGGTGGTGCTCTCTCCTCCTGCAATGCAAGGTGCTGCTTGTGAAATCATGCGAGTGATGAGGAGTCGTCGGGCGGTTGAGTTGACTCTGCTTGTGTAGGGTAGTGAAATGGCCCAAGGGATGGTTGATCAAAGCTTCTTTTCGACTCTCGGCTCGTGTATCGGTACATCTTCTATCGTGCTTGTTGCGGTTGTATTTCAACTTTGTGAGACGACAGGggaggagatgagagagaagactTCTGCTACTGAGCCCAGGTGGTGGTGACTGCACCGTCAGTTGTGCAGTTCCAAGCTTACAGACGAGTGGGAAGCTGCAAGTGTATCACCGACCCCACCATAACAAGACAACTCCATCCTTCCTGTTATCCTCCTGCCTGATAGAAGTGAGAAGCAGGTACCTCAAAAGTCGAGGTACAAAATTACAGAGACAATACCTGGGGAGGTACTTAGTACCTCACGTATACGAATATCGTACTGCTGCAGGATCAACATCCTCCGGTGGGAGCTAGAGATGACGATAAGCCCGCAAGTTCGTCACATCTCAACTTATCAAAGCATGGGATGTTTTACTAGCCACCTACTGTACATACACACAGTACAGTACTCCAAACAGCAAATTACAGCAAAGCTCACACAGCTAGCACAACTGCGTACGGGCTCGCGCACGCACTTGTCTATAGCCTAACTTTGTagatccatcccatccattTCCATGACGGGAGACACTGACGCTACGGCACGATCTCCAAGCCCACTAACCCTGGGCGACCCACTCATTACAGGTGTCAATtggcatcaacaccagcctccaacttcAGCTCCGGTtccaacttcaccaacaaaAAGTCCAGGTCCAAGTCAACCCCCCCATCCCGATCCCGGACCCGGACCCGGACCCAGACTCCAATGCCTTCTCGATAGCATGCCACCCCCTACCGACGACGAGACGCCGTTCCCCTCGTTAGACCACTCGGCCCTCCATGGCTTTGGTCGTTCTCATCTTTCCCCTGACGATGCCTTTGTGTCGCCTCCTCGAGGGCCACGAGGCCGGAGCCGAAGACGTAAACGCccatggaagaagctgatgtGGGTTAAGCAATCGTGTACGCCTCAGAAAATCCCCGTATTGGACAATGGCAGCTAACAATCGAGCTTGCAGACCCCGATAACTACACAGATCAAGCCACCTTCCTCGAGAATCTCCAGCGCAACCCTCGTCTCAAGCCATATGACTTCTGGCCACTCGTTGCTGACTCTACGGTCATCCTTCAGCACGTCTGTTCAGTCATaatctttgttgtttgttttgttggcATATTTCAGGATCGCGTGTCTCCTGTTGCTGTCACAAGTTGGAGCAGCTTCGCTACGTTTGTAGGATGGATCCTCTGGGAACGCTGGCTATCAGAAATCGAAGAAACGGATGACCCGAGTCTTGGCGTGGCAGCGAATGTGATGGGAAGGGCCGGTCGGACTGGAAGTCTAAGGCGACCAACCCGCACGGGCAGTATCCGGCGTCCACCTCCGCTCCGGGTCGAGTCGGCGCCGTCTACCGCCGCACCCTCTGCTGTCGGTTCGGCTGCGAGTTCAACAGCCAATCTGCATGCGCCCAGTACGATACATCGAGCTCAGTCTGCTTCGACGACCTCCCTGGCCAGTGGCATCGCACACACTCCACGAGCGAGTCAGGAACATCTCCCTGAACTACCGCCACCCCTCCTGGCAGAAGAAAATCGATATCGACAGAGGATGGAGACAGTCAAGTCTGCGATTCTTATCTATTGCACGCTCCTTGGACTGAGTCCTATTCTCAAGTCTCTGACCcgatcaacatcaagcgATAGCATCTGGGCCATGTCCTTCTGGCTTCTCGcgatcaacatcttctttTTTGACTACTCTGGAGGTGTAGGTGCCAAGTTTCCAGCATCGCTATCCACAAATGCTGCTTTGATGGCATCGACTGTACTCGCCAGCCGACTACCATCGACCAAGCAGGTCTTCAGTCTGACACTCTTCAGCATTGAGGTGTTTGGGTTGTTTCCAGTGTTTCGGCGTTATGTACGACATCGAAGCTGGCGCTTCCATATCCTCTCTGCCATTCTGCTGGTCCTAGGTGCAAGCTTCGGAGTGGGCCTAATCCTGGGATACGATAAGAACACAGTCGGATGGCCATGGAAGAGTGGACTAGTGGGCATGATTGTCGGAATGCTCATTGCCATACTGGCTACAGGAGGCTGCAGCTGGTGGCTGATAGGGCTTCAGAAGTACAAGAATGAGATACGAGGACCGTGGGATCCTGCGAGACCCATTATCATGAATCGGCCTCGATGGGATGACGACTCATGAGGCGATGTCTTTTCTGAGGCATGTAACCATTGTTTGCTTGTTAATGTATTTAGACCTGCATTTACTGTCCTGAGCAGAGACATTTCCATCCCAGTGACTAACTACATGATGGAATTTTTGACAAGACCTTTGTTTGCATGATTTTTTAAGAGAACGACAAATGAGTCCCGCTGTATAATATAAGCAATTGCCAAACACACAAGGAAACTTAGCAGGATTTCTATGTTGAGCCAAGCTTTTTGTTCAACTCCACAAGGCTACGCTAGGACGCCGACATGGGAATTGTGTCACAGATCGAGAAGTGAGCGAGTATTTGATATCGATCGAGGTTCTGAGGAAAGGGAGAATTGACTCTGGCTGAGGTTTGGTGGCTGAGATAATTGGAATGAAATCGTAGGTGCAGATGTGGTACGTACTGCGAATGATGGTTGACCGGAGTGTGCTATATGTGTAAGTAGGTACTCAGTCATTATCATACATCACTACTCgcttgaagaggaagacttGATCATCCTCTCTACTACTCAGTATGTAGGTATACCGTGATTTGTTAGGGGAATGGAGATCCATATGTGGTGTTGGCATGATGTGATGCGAGGTTAAGTAAGTGCTATGCCGTACTCGCCTGATTTCAAGCCTCGACAACACGTTACTCTGGATACGAGATGATGCATGCACTGATGCAGCCGCTGATCGGTGATGCTGATCTGGCCCTGCatgtgaggatgaagtcaagagaagaaaaaggagctGCCAGAGACAGCTACAGCAGTATTCGTCTAAGCATCACTGCGTTTCGTAGAGTTGCACTGTCTAGACACCTCCCCGAATTAGAAGCCGACATCCACCAATAGCGGCGAgggagaaggaagatgtttTGTTGGGAAGCATTggatccaatccaatccagTTTATCCGTACAAGGCCACCCAAAAGTCCTAGTGAGGCACTCTGAGGAGGCACTTTAGGACGACGCGTAAGTGTTTGTATGCACGCGCATGCACAATGCGTGAGGGGGCAATAAGCTGACGTTGAtggatgagctcgaggatgTGAAGATGACATCCAGAAGAGACTACAGCAGTAAGCCAGCTCAGCCTTCAAGGTTGCCACGATTGATTCAGTGTGTGAGAActgcagaagctgagatGGTGCTGCATATCATGTTCTCATCCTGGTCTTTGTGCTGTTTAGTGGCGTTTCATAGCGTTGAGCATGTATGCATGTATGTTGAGGGTTGTTTACATGTTTCTTCTAATAACGGGCCCAATCTTGTTCCGGATGGTATACATACTCTGTAAATTGAGAGAGCGAATAAGTGAGAGAAACCAGAGGAAGCTTCTCGttggaaaaggaaaaaggaGTAAACAGACCAAAGGAGCAATTTTGATGCATGAActagcatcatcatcaaaccttAATATAGAGAAATAAAGTTACCAACCATAGGTATGCTATGGTAGGCTACTTCGTATTCAATACATTCAATGTGCGTATGTTTCTagatctggaaagacatTGACTGTTGTGATGTTGTCTGGGGCAATAAATCCCTAGTTTGAAGGGTAGCACCAATTTAGTCTCCCCCTCCTCTTAAAACATGCACGGATGCATACCAAGAAACGCCATGGGCAATGATGGCGTCGCCCCCCAAACGGCAAACGGCACAAGCAAGGCAAAGAGTGGCAGATTTAGGGGATGAGGGGCTAGAAAAGACAAAATAAAACTCAATTTTCCTTGCTCCGAAAGTCGGTGCCGAGCACAAAATGGCGCTTatcagagaagagaatggaagATAGGTACATActaaaagaagaagaaaaagtaGAGTTTTATGAAACCTCAGACGATGACACCCGACAATTACGGGAGTTGTGAGAATGTTACTGAAATATGGTGATTGACAGGCCATTAGAACTCTAACAGCGCTGTAGACCCACCGAAAAAGGTCAGCGCCTATGCCGCAGGACTCGGCATGATTGGTCAGTCTGGACGTTTtatgtacagtactgtacGCAGAAGGTTGGTGTCGGCTTCTCGGGGTTGGGTCCTTGGGGGGGGACTGAACCAGGGGTCCAGGGGCACCTCTGCAGCCTGAAGCTGTGCTAGAGGCTAGAGCTTAGCATTGGATCAGGATCAGGTCAATGGTCACCCCAATAGCAGCAGCTTAGCCTGTATTCGTTCGTAGTCCAGCCACTTGTTGACGTCTGCTGTCTCTCACTATTGACTGTGCTAATAAAGCATCGGGACTTTTTAAAGTTTGCAAGACTCTACTTACTATATTGTATATAAGGAGGCGATGCCGACCTGCTCCAAGACTTGTTTTAGTTGTCTCCTGTACATCCCTCTCGTTGAATTGtattgcattgcatctgtCTAATCGGTTGACTCTATAACTCAAAGCTCTCTCGCTTTCACTCTATCGTTTATTAGTTACAGTACAAAGATCATTCacacaccaccaccacacaTCCAAGATGAAGGCTACTTTCTTCCTCGCCGCTGCTGGCCTCGTTGCCGCCCAGGACTTTGGTGGTCAACCCGAGTGTGCTGTAAGTCACCCTGATCCGATGGAACacattcatccatccacccatcCAATGACAGCGCCCAACTAACATCCATCCCACAGCTCAAATGTCTCCAGGAGAACATCCCCAAGGCCGGCTGCAAGCTCGAGGACACCGCCTGCCAATGCGCCTCCGATTTCCAGGAGAAACTcctccccatcatcaccccTTGCTTGAAGAAGGCCTGCGAGGCCCAAGACCTCCTCAAGGCTCAGTCCGCTGCCGCCGAGGCCTGCAAGGAGTTCGCTAAGACCGCCGGCTCCAGCAAGCCTACCGCTACCTCTGCTGCCACCTCTGGCGCCGTCACCGTCAGCATCGACACCTCGGTCACAGGCTCCGCCAGCGTCCCTGCTATCTTCTCCAGCATCCCTGAGGAGTCTACTGTTGTCCCCGTTACTCCCCACCCCGGCAACGGAACCTCTACCAAGACTAACGGAGCTTCCACCCCTACTGGaacttctggctctggttcaggcagcgagagcagcgCCAGCAGTGTTCCTACCGGTAacgctgctgctgttgctggccCTGCCTTCGGTCTCCTCGCTGCCCTTGGTGCTGTCCTTGCTCTGTAAGAGCTCTTATATCTGTTTGCGTAtaatttcatcttcaccacgGAGCATTTCATGGGACGCAGTCAATTAACATTTACGATACAAGGAAATTAATAATGCGTTGTTCAAATATCCATGGATAGTGTATCACTTCTTCTCCCAGGGGTACACACGGTTGATTAGCTTGCCATCGAGAGCGATGGGAAAAGTAGTAATAGACATGTACCAGCTTAGTCAGTAATAAACAAGCATTGAAACTATCAGTTTTCAGTTAATATGTATCTATGTTACGATTCGTAATGATAATGATGTATCCGTAGTTGTTCGTCTAGGACCTCTCACAGCGGCCCAGCTCTCACCAAGTCTACATCAATTAGCCACGGTAGCTGTATAGGTCTATATCTGATATCCATGATCGCTGCGTTCACAAACAATGTTTGCTCCCCTTGAACCACGCGACTGTCGCCCTGAGTGAGGTCCAGATGTGCAGCTCTTTGCTTGCTCATCCCGATTAGCTTCACCCTCGTTGCATtagcctcttcctcattctGCGTCACGCGATTTGGTCGTAGCCCCCTGAGCCCGACTTTTCTTGACagtttctcatcaatgtcaTTGCCTTTCCATGTCACATGGTGCGTCCCCCAAGCTTCATGAATGTGGCCGAAGCAATGAATCTTGGGTTTGGCACGAGCGACTGCGGCACGGAGATCGGGACAGCCAGCGTGGGTTCCAGTCATGCCTGCAAAGTCGCAGATACCTTGCGGAGGACCGTGAGTAATGGCCACATCGGTTTCCTTGGGGATGTTGAAGTCGTGTCCATTCTCATATTGAAATGCCCAGCCACCATACGAAGGAGTCCACGGACTCGCATACACTTTCAACAGAGCGCCATTTTGCAGGGTCAACACATGAACGCCCTCTGTCAAGTACCGAACACCAtctttctcagcctcttgAAGAAtagtcttgaccttgtcgagcGTGTCCGCCGGACCGCCATACTCATTGATCCAATAATCGTCATGAAGCGCCATGTCATGGTTGCCTGCAATGACCAGTTTGAGAGGGGCCTGAATAGACCGTAACATAGAGAAGGTATTTTCGAATTCAGGAATTGTAGTTCGCTTCGTAAGGTCTCCGCAATGGATCACAACATCCGCCTCTGGGAGAGACTCTCTCCAACCTGTCGTCACACGCGAGACATCCTTTTCgttgagctcatcatcagtggTAGGCCCGCCTTTGTGTTTGGGCTTTGGCTTCGACCCGTGCGTGTCGGATATGACAAGGATGCGAGTTTTGACATGTTGTGTGGCAGATGTTTCGGACATTCTAGAGATAGTTGAAGCCGATCATGGGAGCATAATATTTAAGGTATGTTGAGAGTTTGAGTGTGTCGGAGACAGAAGAGTTATTAACGAGGGAAGAGTAGATGCTGTTATCAGCAGGGATAGTAACTCTATTTCAGAGAATGATAATTCTCAATATAAATTTGAAGGAATAGTGTTGTCTAGTTTGTGTTTGTGGATTGCAGTTTATACCATCAGAAGTAGGTAACCTTTCACATCTACTTAGAGCTCACCCTGACGTCGCTGTTTAGGTACCTATTCAATGCCCCCCAAGGACAGAAAAGACGAagcatacctacctagcgTGTGCGTTGTCTTGAAGGATGACATTGTAAGAGCATGAGAATAAGACATGAAAGTACATAGAAATAGACTCATGTAAGAAAATTGTTGCTTAGTGTAAGATTGAAGTTTGTACATAAACTGGGAGGAATTAGAGTCGAGTATTATAAACAAGCTCTCTAGAGACCTAAGGTATTCTTgactttttcttttctcctcaGCCGTCAAATGGAAGATGTGGGCCTTTCAACTCTGCGTGCGACCCCTACCCCAGTTGCACTCCTCCAAAcacagcatcaacatcaacatcctccaacatATCACTACCCTCAACCCCGATCTCTATATTTAACTGTTCGGAATTAGTCCCTCTCGATACATTCCCTGGAATATGGTGACAGAAGATTCTCAAGACTGCCCAATGGGATCGCCTCCCGAACCGCCTGCTGAAGTAGACCAAGAGCCCAGATACGGTGGCTATTCACGAttcgaggttgagcttgaggtcTGTTTGTATTCTCATTTAGTAGCGCTATGAGTCCATAGCTAACAGATATCGCGCGCAGTTTGTTCAGTCCCTCGCAAACCCGGCCTACCTCAACCATCTTGCCTCTCAGAAACTTCTCAGCCAACCTGCCTTTGTCGCATATCTTGCCTACCTACAATACTGGAGCAAACCGCCGTATCTCAAGTACCTAACGTACCCCGGCCCGACACTACGACATCTGGAGCTCCTCCAGCAGGAGACGTTCCGGCAACAGATCATCAGTCCTGATGTTGTGAGGGCACTCATGGAGGAGGGCATGAAGGCATCAGTCGATTGGCACCGAGAGAGCTAGAAGGTCACTGCCAAGCTGAACAGCCCTTCGCAGGACGATACGAAAGGCCCGAGTAACAACAAGAGGAATCAGGATGACGCTGTGAACGAAAGTATGCCTGACACCCCGCGAAAGCAAAAAACCACCcgcaagaaaaagaagcattccgtcatcaagaacagtGCGACGCCCGGTGGAACAGATTCTTAAACACCTCTAAAAGAAAAGCATGATGGCCCAACTCCGTTTCTCCTTGCACAAAGAAATCCACTTAGCTAAGAAATCCAAAGCAATCCTTCCCCAAACTCAGTTTTCTCTCCACCGGTGACCACAGGTCATGCACTTGTAAAAACTCGTCATGGGCTCATCAGCACTGCGAATCTGAACCTGGAAGAATGCTGCCTCATCTCCCTCGCATCCCTCGTTAGGGCACTGAACACGACCCTTTTGCGCATTGTCCCAGGCGCCCGGACCGCCGAAgacatcctccttctcgacacGCTCATACACCCGTCGCGAAAAGACAGGCTCGGTGATGTGATGTTCGAAAGGGCAAGTTCGGCATTCGAGTCGGTTGGTTCGTGTATTTGTGAGGGAGACGGTGAGGATATTTGCGCAATGGGGGCAGACTAAAGTTTATTAGTTTGGAAGAGGCGTATCCATTTGGGGCTCCTACAAAGTAACATGATGACGGTTACTATGCTCGTGGACGAGAGAAACGGGTTGATTGATTAGGGGCGACGTTGCTTTGCTTAAGATGGGCCCTCTTATTTGGTAGTTGTCGTGGATTTAGGTGCGGCTGAATAGACAAACGATCTTGAATTGTGAAGGTGGAATGACTAgtatgttttttttttttcataCTTACCACAGAAGTATGAAgctgcttgacttgatctggTTGGCCCCACTATCGCCCAGGCTGGTCTGGCAGGTCTAGCGCCATCCTCTCCCCGCCATTTCCGCCTGAGCTCCCTGTGGTGGACTTGGATTAGGCTGGGCATCACAGTGCCCCTCCAAACACCGACCAACGAAGTAGAACATGAACCACTCAAACCCTAGCATAGTCCATATTCACTGCCTCCCTTGAGCCACAACGACACGACCAGCCTGTGCATTGTCCATTTCTCACCTGAGGATATTCTAGAAACTCTTTCAACTTTCCAACGGGGTTTGCCGGATTCTTCAGCGCTTGACTTCGTCATTGTCAATCCGAACATCTAATACCCCGCTCTCGCGAACTCCAACTCGACTTGATATTCAACAAATTTCAACATggctggagatgaagagcaCGATGTGAGTTCCATCCTGCTTGGCACAAAAGACTCTCAATAGATCGGCGGATTAACACAAACTCTGCAGGGCGCCACCGTCCAGGAAATCCTGATCGAAGCCTGCCGCCGTAACaacctcgatcttctcaacgactGTCTCGAGGACAAGTCGGATGCCGAGATCTCAAAGCTCCTCAACGAGACCACAACTGTCATGGGCAACCATCTCTACCACGAAGCCGCCTCCCGCGGAAACTGTGCGCCTCACATACCTTCACCCGCGCGCATGATCCAGACGAGCTAACCCACCGTCTCAGACGAAATTATCGACCACCTCCTCGACCAGCCCGAATTCGAGTGCGACCCCATTAACCGTTCAGAAGGCGACACACCTCTTCACAGCGCCATTCGTTGGATCAACTCAGAGCCGCCTGCACAGCGACCCTTCGGCAACGCCCTCGTCGAGATGATGCTTGAGGCCGGTTCCAGCACACgagtcaagaacaaggcccGTCTTACCCCCTACCAGCTTGTCGATCCTACAAACACAGAACTCCGCGAAATAATTCAGAAGCATGAGTATGCGAACCAAAATGCTGGAGACTTCATTAATGTCAACAACTCGGCGGGCCATGGTGGAGCCGTGCTCGATGTTCCCGACGACAGTGACGACGATGCTGAGTTCAGTggaagcgatgaagaggagagagctGAGTGGGAGAGGAGGCGGAAGGAGAGGCAGCGCAAATAGACGCGCAGCATGGCACGTTTGCACGAATTCAGATATAGAGGTTGCTTCACAATAAGACGAGGCAAATCAGTTCATGGGTGGATATAAATCATCAAATCTCAGAGCGATAGAACCTAAGTAGCTTACGCACAGGTGCAAGAATAAGCATTTCTCATTTAAGGTTATCGAAAAGGGGGTATAAACGTTCTAATCAGGTATATGGTGCGgtttcttctccatcgtctATCGTTTCTTCA encodes:
- a CDS encoding hypothetical protein (At least one base has a quality score < 10), which codes for MAGDEEHDGATVQEILIEACRRNNLDLLNDCLEDKSDAEISKLLNETTTVMGNHLYHEAASRGNYEIIDHLLDQPEFECDPINRSEGDTPLHSAIRWINSEPPAQRPFGNALVEMMLEAGSSTRVKNKARLTPYQLVDPTNTELREIIQKHEYANQNAGDFINVNNSAGHGGAVLDVPDDSDDDAEFSGSDEEERAEWERRRKERQRK
- a CDS encoding hypothetical protein (At least one base has a quality score < 10); protein product: MKATFFLAAAGLVAAQDFGGQPECALKCLQENIPKAGCKLEDTACQCASDFQEKLLPIITPCLKKACEAQDLLKAQSAAAEACKEFAKTAGSSKPTATSAATSGAVTVSIDTSVTGSASVPAIFSSIPEESTVVPVTPHPGNGTSTKTNGASTPTGTSGSGSGSESSASSVPTGNAAAVAGPAFGLLAALGAVLAL
- a CDS encoding DNA-directed RNA polymerase III subunit RPC10; this encodes MLLFCPHCANILTVSLTNTRTNRLECRTCPFEHHITEPVFSRRVYERVEKEDVFGGPGAWDNAQKGRVQCPNEGCEGDEAAFFQVQIRSADEPMTSFYKCMTCGHRWREN
- a CDS encoding phosphatidylinositol glycan, class C, which encodes MTGDTDATARSPSPLTLGDPLITGVNWHQHQPPTSAPVPTSPTKSPGPSQPPHPDPGPGPGPRLQCLLDSMPPPTDDETPFPSLDHSALHGFGRSHLSPDDAFVSPPRGPRGRSRRRKRPWKKLMWVKQSYPDNYTDQATFLENLQRNPRLKPYDFWPLVADSTVILQHVCSVIIFVVCFVGIFQDRVSPVAVTSWSSFATFVGWILWERWLSEIEETDDPSLGVAANVMGRAGRTGSLRRPTRTGSIRRPPPLRVESAPSTAAPSAVGSAASSTANLHAPSTIHRAQSASTTSLASGIAHTPRASQEHLPELPPPLLAEENRYRQRMETVKSAILIYCTLLGLSPILKSLTRSTSSDSIWAMSFWLLAINIFFFDYSGGVGAKFPASLSTNAALMASTVLASRLPSTKQVFSLTLFSIEVFGLFPVFRRYVRHRSWRFHILSAILLVLGASFGVGLILGYDKNTVGWPWKSGLVGMIVGMLIAILATGGCSWWLIGLQKYKNEIRGPWDPARPIIMNRPRWDDDS
- a CDS encoding mediator-RNA polymerase II transcription subunit 31, producing MVTEDSQDCPMGSPPEPPAEVDQEPRYGGYSRFEVELEFVQSLANPAYLNHLASQKLLSQPAFVAYLAYLQYWSKPPYLKYLTYPGPTLRHLELLQQETFRQQIISPDVVRALMEEGMKASVDWHRES